The DNA sequence TTGTACCCAAAGTCCTCCCCCGTTTCTTCTTTAAGGCTCTGTAATGCTTGTCTCATTGCTTCAATTCGATCTTCTTCCTTAGCTATGTCGCCTGGTACTCCACAAAGCGCACCTCCCAAATCCAAGACGTCCACTTGCAAACTTGTCATTCGCCCCAGACCATATGTCCGCATTACCAACCTCATAACTTAAAGAATAATTATCAGAGCCCCCTTTTCTCTTCTCGAAGGGAATTCCTCGCAGGAGATAAAATTATTCAGTAACCATTACTTGTTTCGGGCCGACATTCAAAGAGCTCTGATGGTGTGAACTACCCACTGATCAATTTAAATATTCGATAATAATCAAATCCATTTCCTTTAGGAGGCAATAATCCAGCCAATCCAGATATGTCTCTCTCGCTGGAAAAATTAGATTAGTCCATACTTCTTTTTCTTCCTCAATTTGCTGAGGATTCATCCCTCTAAAATCCCTAACTTCTTCATATGTTTTCTGAAGACAGCCTTCCAGTTGTTGTCTTTCTTCTTTGATTTCCTCCAGAGTTAAGTATGCGATATTTTCATCTTCAGGGGGAAATCCAAAGGGTGTCTTATAGGGTCCGTTCAATTTACTGTTTTTGAACTCCAGATCATGAATTGGAGGCATTTCAACAATGTTGATATCTATTTCCAACTCTGTTCCAAATAGATCACGTATAAATCGAAAGGGAAGTACTAATGAACCGTTAGGCTCTATTGGGTCATGTGGAAGACCAAATATTTTCCTTAGATTGGACTCATGCATCTTGTAGCACTCTAATAAATCTTCAGATAGTTCGTTGTTAGGAATGTTAGGATCGATACCGTCCTCTTGTTTCACTTGTTCTAAAAACAACTGAATATAACCTTCGGCTTCTTTCTTATTTATTTTTTGAATCGATTCAATTTTGATAGCAAAACCAACGATGCTTCCACTGATATAATACATCTGTATGATATTCCTCGGAGGGGCCAGAATTATTCAGCAACTATTACTTGCTTTTAGCTGTCATTCAACGGATCCATCTAAGGATCTATTAAAGGGGACTGGTCTCTTTTTTAAGAGTCCTAACCCCTTTTTCTATCCGGCTTCACAGAAAAAGCTGGCTGGAAAGGTCTTTGATTCGAAGAACGTAGTCCAACCACATCCAAAAGTCTTCCCCATGCTCGTCAATTAGGTCCATTGTTGGATCGAAAACAGATTCTCTGATTTCATACTGGAGCAACAGAATTCGCTTGCCACGCATTTTCAGCGAAAACTCCCGTCTGCATGATTTTCTGCGAAAACTTGTGACGCACTCCCCTGCCTCAATGTTTATGCAAATTTTAGAACAGTCTGTGGTCTGCTCTGCGGGTGATAGTATAGAGCGATGTATCCATAGTCGGCCGAGTTCGAACGCCGATACGGTATCCGAACACTGCTCGACTTGCAGCAAGAGAACGTCTTCCGGGCGATACAAGACTACTGTAAGTTGGGGCGTAGAAACATAAAACCCCACTACATTTCTGGTGCCAAGGGCGCAGGACTTGGATCTATCGAAACTAAGAGGTTCTCCCACTTCAGAAACGTTACCGCATTGATAGTAATCCTGAATTACAGGTTTCATTGATTCTCCCAGTTCTCCATCACGAGCATCGGGATTAAAGGGGTGCACGACAGGTGGCAACTGAGCATCCTTGTCGCCCGATACGAGAACTGTGCCGCCTGGCAGTAGCGCCTGTCATTCACTCTGTATCCATGGCAGCACGATTCTGGTGGGGTATTTGCTGCCAAAATAAATGGTCTGGTTGGCGATCTTCAGTTCTGCGTCGGCGTTTTGATTCGCCGCCGTGTTGTGATTGCGATCGTAATTCGGGAAGTCCGAACTGGTGATATCCAGGCGAATCCTGTGACCGGGCAGAAATGCATTCGATGTGGGGTTCATGCGGATCGTGTATTTTACAACAGCTTCCGGTTTAATCAGACTCGGCTGATCGAGTCCCTGGCGATACCTGGCCCGTACCATCCCCATCGACACATCGCGTGCCAGTCCGTCCGGGTGCACATCGATCAATCGAACAATGAAATCGGTATCGGGTGCAGACGATGCGGCGTGCAACTCCACAATGGGATTTCCTGTCACTTCTATGCGCTCAGTCAGGGGCTCCGTCTGATAAACCAGAATATCCTGACGTTGGGCTAAAGGCCGCTGGTCCGTCGGAATTTGAATTAATCGTTCTCCATGCAGGGAAGGCACCGGGTTCTCGGGATCGTAGCGATAGTTGTCTGTGCCCTGTTGCGACGGTAAATCGACCGTCAACTTCCCATCGCCGGCGGGAGTGTTCGCTCCGTCAGCGCTGCCTGGATAGAGGACCTTGTCTTGAGCCCGCTCCAGTGGCCAATCGGGCTCGTCACGCCATGCGTTGTCTCCCATGACAAAGATGCGATAGGATGCAGTCTCATCGATGCCATTCTGCTTGCCCTTCAGCCAATAATCAAACCAGCGTATCTGGTAAGCCGCAAGATCAAAGACGGCCTGTGGACCAAAATCGATGTTCCCGTAGCGGCGGCGTTTAAAACCTCCGTGAGGCCACGGGCCGACGATCGTGCGCGAACCCTTGCGTGCCACCTTACTCCCCCCCTCCGACCTGATGGCACGATCCAGCATCAGGTCTCCGTTGCAATGGTCAGACCAGCCGATGATATTTAAATTCGGGACCGTGATTTCATCCACGGATTTGTGCAGCTTCCAGGGATCTGTATAAGGATTCTTCAGCCAGTAACGGACAGGCTTGATTTCATCCTCGAATACTTCTTGCGGTAAATCCAGGTAGGGGAGAAAATTCAGCCAGTGCTCGGACTTACCAGAAGTCCATTCTGTTTGTGCTGCAGCGCGTGCGTGAGTGCCTTCCCGTTCCGCACGACGGCGCATGTCCGGCGACATGGAGACGGACCACCAATGGAGCCGACGCCCGGGTCGGATCGTACCCGGACCTTCCAGATCGGTATAGCGCGCCGGGATACTATAAGCGCACATGGCGACCAATGAGGGTGGCCTCAATGGGGCTAATCGCCATTGAAGGAAGGCATTGTAGGACCCTCCAAACGTGCCGACTTTTCCGTTGGAACCTTCCAGCTTTGCCGCCCATTCGACCGTATCGTACCCGTCTTCCGCATCATGCGTATTGAAACGCACAAACGACTCCCACTCCCCATCCGAATCGTATCGTCCACGAGCATCCTGAGACACGACGATATAACCCGCTTTGACATAGCGATCCATTCGCTTCGACTTTCCATACGGGGTACGCATTACCAAAACGGGGTAGGGTCCGCCGCGATCGGGCCGAAAAACGTTTGCCCTCAGTATGACCCCGTCGCGCATCGGCACGGCAACGTTCTCTTTGACTTCAACCTTGATCGGTTCAGTATCGAACGCTGAGAGGATTTCGGCCGGGATGATTGCTGAAAGCAAAGTTAAACAATATGCGATGTATAATCGAATTCGCTTGGAGTACATGGGGCTTGCTCCTGAAACGCTCCAGATAGTTGGACGTGAAATATATTTAGAATACGGTCATGACTAAAAAGTTGTTATGCTAAATGCTTCATCTCTTTTTTAAGAGTCGCTGACCCCATTTACTGTCTTAAGCCACCTTCAGGATTTGGAGGAAAATCAAGTCTTGCCGTAGTGGGAACAGACCCTGGCATTAGTCTATCACGTTCATCCCCGAACAACAGTAACGATCTGCCAGAGCCAGTAGTTTTCTCTCAACCCTTCACGCGCAATAAAAAAGGGACCACCGGCGGTGGTCCCTTTGAAGGGTGTTTCATTTTGTTGCAGATGAATCAGTCCCGGGTCACATTTGAGACCCGCTGACTATTCATGATAAAACGACTGCGGGGGTTTGAATTTTGAGTCGAGTTGAAATTCGAATGTCGATTCCGGCGCTTTGACTGAGGCTGCCTGGATAATCGCATGTGGCTTGAACAGGTTATAGGCAGGCGGAATCTGTTCTTTCATCCCGACTCCACCTTGTTGGGAATCGGGAGGAATCGGAGACCCGTCCGGGAGGGTGATCTTCGAGAAGGTCACACCGTACTCCCCGGGAGGGCATCCCGGATTCGAATGGTAGTCAGTCAAAGTAAACTTGCCCGCCTCATCGGTCAGGCCAAAAGCGCCATTCCCTTTCGTTCCGCTCGTGGGATGAAATTCAACCATGGCACCGACAAGCGGTTCTCCATCCATCGTCACGGATCCCGTAACAGGAATCATATCAGTGCCGGGACCGGTATCCGAACCGCCACAACCGGAAAGAGCAGTCAGCATTACCGCAAAAAGGATCGCGGTTCCTCGAGTCAATTGACGCATCGTATCTAAGCACGCGCTCATGTTGTTCCACCAGAGTAAGAAGAAGCAGGATTGAATAAGAGAAAAGAGTCTGATGCTCACGGATTTCCTCATCCGTAAGCATCAGACATATCGGAAAACAAATTCCATGATCAGAATTCACCGAGTACCTGGCCGTCTTTGATTCTGGAGAGGCCGGTGCGGATAGAAGCATCGACGTTCTCGCTGAGAAAACGCACTGCACCATCGGCAAGCAGAATCATACAACCGCCGACATGGGCACTTCCGGGCATACTGTAAGATCCCAGTACGCCGGGACGTTCCGTCATTGGAGGAGTCCAGGAGCAACAGAGCCAGTAGTTGATTCCCCGACTGTGACCCAGGTTGACACCATTTCCTGCATAGACGCTACAGCCCCAGTAGTTACCGGTTCCATCCCGCACCTGACGAGTCGTTTCGCAGACCATGACGGTATTACTGGTCCCATCTTTGATCTTCGAGATATCAGAATCGGAATTCTCCCCGAAGAGCGCTCTTGTGGTAGCTCCTTCATTTCGCCACAACGCCCAGGGGCCCGTACCGGAGGTGACACTGAACCCGTAGTTGGTCATGGCACTTCCCGAGACACCACAGCCGTAGTTGGGAGACACGGCATTGTAGGTCTGGTTGTTGTCATCACTCGGACAATTGAAAACAGCGATGACCTTTTTCGTCAGCTCCATATTCGCGGTGATGTCTGCAGACGCGCCCATCACGGTTCCCGCACTGTTCGAAGACCATCCGCTAAATGTACTGTTGCGCTGGGCGGCACTGAAGTTGAACTGATTATATAGTGCAGTCTGTTCAATATAGGGCAGCAGCAGCGTC is a window from the Gimesia benthica genome containing:
- a CDS encoding CocE/NonD family hydrolase, with product MYSKRIRLYIAYCLTLLSAIIPAEILSAFDTEPIKVEVKENVAVPMRDGVILRANVFRPDRGGPYPVLVMRTPYGKSKRMDRYVKAGYIVVSQDARGRYDSDGEWESFVRFNTHDAEDGYDTVEWAAKLEGSNGKVGTFGGSYNAFLQWRLAPLRPPSLVAMCAYSIPARYTDLEGPGTIRPGRRLHWWSVSMSPDMRRRAEREGTHARAAAQTEWTSGKSEHWLNFLPYLDLPQEVFEDEIKPVRYWLKNPYTDPWKLHKSVDEITVPNLNIIGWSDHCNGDLMLDRAIRSEGGSKVARKGSRTIVGPWPHGGFKRRRYGNIDFGPQAVFDLAAYQIRWFDYWLKGKQNGIDETASYRIFVMGDNAWRDEPDWPLERAQDKVLYPGSADGANTPAGDGKLTVDLPSQQGTDNYRYDPENPVPSLHGERLIQIPTDQRPLAQRQDILVYQTEPLTERIEVTGNPIVELHAASSAPDTDFIVRLIDVHPDGLARDVSMGMVRARYRQGLDQPSLIKPEAVVKYTIRMNPTSNAFLPGHRIRLDITSSDFPNYDRNHNTAANQNADAELKIANQTIYFGSKYPTRIVLPWIQSE
- a CDS encoding DUF1559 domain-containing protein produces the protein MSRTIHNKKGFTLIELLVVIAIIAILIALLLPAVQQAREAARRSTCKNNMKQLGLALHNYHDAHSKFPYSSANNAMVWKQAGDPILNQTGWTLLLPYIEQTALYNQFNFSAAQRNSTFSGWSSNSAGTVMGASADITANMELTKKVIAVFNCPSDDNNQTYNAVSPNYGCGVSGSAMTNYGFSVTSGTGPWALWRNEGATTRALFGENSDSDISKIKDGTSNTVMVCETTRQVRDGTGNYWGCSVYAGNGVNLGHSRGINYWLCCSWTPPMTERPGVLGSYSMPGSAHVGGCMILLADGAVRFLSENVDASIRTGLSRIKDGQVLGEF
- a CDS encoding carboxypeptidase-like regulatory domain-containing protein, translated to MSACLDTMRQLTRGTAILFAVMLTALSGCGGSDTGPGTDMIPVTGSVTMDGEPLVGAMVEFHPTSGTKGNGAFGLTDEAGKFTLTDYHSNPGCPPGEYGVTFSKITLPDGSPIPPDSQQGGVGMKEQIPPAYNLFKPHAIIQAASVKAPESTFEFQLDSKFKPPQSFYHE